One segment of Streptomyces sp. YIM 121038 DNA contains the following:
- a CDS encoding fumarate hydratase, translated as MPEFAYSDLLPLGEDPTPYRLVTTEGVSTFEADGRTFLKVEPEALRKLAEEAIHDIQHFLRPAHLAQLRRIVDDPEASANDKFVALDLLKNANIAAAGVLPMCQDTGTAIVMGKRGQNVLTRGGDEEALSRGVYDAYKNLNLRYSQMAPLTMWEEKNTGSNLPAQIELYATDGGAYKFLVMAKGGGSANKSFLYQETKAVLNEASMMKFLEEKIRSLGTAACPPYHLAIVVGGTSAEYALKTAKYASAHYLDELPDEGSVLGHGFRDKDLEEKVFELTQKIGIGAQFGGKYFCHDVRVVRLPRHGASCPVAIAVSCSADRQALAKITAEGVFLEQLETDPARFLPETEDAHLDEGEVVKIDLNQPMDDILAELTKYPVKTRLSLTGPLVVARDIAHAKIKERLDAGEEMPQYLKDHPVYYAGPAKTPEGYASGSFGPTTAGRMDSYVEQFQAAGGSKVMLAKGNRSQQVTDACGAHGGFYLGSIGGPAARLAQDCIKKVEVVEYEELGMEAVWKIEVEDFPAFVVVDDKGNDFFQNPAPEPTFTSIPVRGPGLA; from the coding sequence ATGCCAGAGTTTGCGTACTCCGATCTGCTCCCGCTGGGAGAGGACCCCACCCCGTACCGGCTGGTGACCACCGAGGGTGTCTCCACCTTCGAGGCCGACGGGCGCACCTTCCTCAAGGTCGAGCCGGAGGCGCTGCGCAAGCTGGCCGAGGAGGCCATCCACGACATCCAGCACTTCCTGCGGCCCGCGCACCTGGCCCAGCTGCGCCGGATCGTCGACGACCCCGAGGCCTCGGCCAACGACAAGTTCGTCGCCCTTGACCTGCTGAAGAACGCGAACATCGCGGCCGCGGGCGTGCTGCCGATGTGCCAGGACACCGGCACCGCCATCGTCATGGGCAAGCGCGGGCAGAACGTGCTCACGCGGGGCGGCGACGAGGAGGCCCTGAGCCGCGGCGTCTACGACGCGTACAAGAACCTGAACCTGCGCTACTCGCAGATGGCTCCGCTCACCATGTGGGAGGAGAAGAACACCGGCTCCAACCTGCCCGCGCAGATCGAGCTGTACGCGACCGACGGCGGCGCGTACAAGTTCCTGGTCATGGCGAAGGGCGGCGGCTCCGCCAACAAGTCGTTCCTCTACCAGGAGACGAAGGCCGTCCTCAACGAGGCCTCGATGATGAAGTTCCTGGAAGAGAAGATCCGTTCGCTCGGCACGGCCGCCTGTCCGCCGTACCACCTGGCGATCGTCGTCGGCGGCACGAGCGCCGAGTACGCCCTGAAGACCGCCAAGTACGCCTCCGCGCACTACCTGGACGAGCTGCCCGACGAGGGCTCGGTCCTCGGCCACGGCTTCCGGGACAAGGACCTGGAGGAGAAGGTCTTCGAGCTGACGCAGAAGATCGGCATCGGCGCGCAGTTCGGCGGCAAGTACTTCTGCCACGACGTGCGCGTGGTGCGCCTGCCCCGGCACGGCGCCTCCTGCCCGGTCGCGATCGCCGTGTCCTGCTCGGCCGACCGCCAGGCCCTCGCGAAGATCACCGCCGAGGGCGTCTTCCTGGAGCAGCTGGAGACGGACCCGGCGCGCTTCCTGCCCGAGACCGAGGACGCCCACCTGGACGAGGGCGAGGTCGTGAAGATCGACCTCAACCAGCCCATGGACGACATCCTCGCCGAGCTCACCAAGTACCCGGTCAAGACCCGGCTCTCGCTGACCGGCCCGCTGGTCGTGGCCCGCGACATCGCGCACGCCAAGATCAAGGAGCGGCTCGACGCGGGCGAGGAGATGCCGCAGTACCTGAAGGACCACCCGGTGTACTACGCGGGCCCGGCGAAGACCCCCGAGGGCTACGCGTCCGGCTCCTTCGGGCCGACCACGGCCGGGCGCATGGACTCCTACGTCGAGCAGTTCCAGGCGGCGGGCGGCTCGAAGGTCATGCTGGCCAAGGGCAACCGCTCGCAGCAGGTCACCGACGCCTGCGGCGCGCACGGCGGCTTCTACCTGGGCTCGATCGGCGGGCCCGCCGCGCGGCTCGCGCAGGACTGCATCAAGAAGGTCGAGGTCGTCGAGTACGAGGAGCTCGGCATGGAGGCGGTCTGGAAGATCGAGGTCGAGGACTTCCCCGCGTTCGTCGTCGTCGACGACAA